The Salinispora tropica CNB-440 genome has a window encoding:
- a CDS encoding dihydrofolate reductase family protein — translation MGSLTFSYNLTLDGCVDHQEGIADDETHAFFTHLMDAAGAMLWGRVTYEMLESYWPAVARGDKEAPSAMREWAVKLEAKPKYVVSSTRTDFPWTNSHPIAGDLRAGVQKLKDATAAGVLLGSGKLATELDRLDLIDEYRLLVHPRIAGHSPTLYQGGLPGTRQLELLSAEPLRNGVVAMHYRRAR, via the coding sequence ATGGGATCACTCACCTTCAGCTACAACCTCACCCTGGACGGTTGCGTAGACCATCAGGAGGGGATTGCTGACGACGAGACCCACGCCTTCTTCACCCACCTCATGGACGCAGCCGGGGCAATGCTGTGGGGGCGCGTCACCTACGAGATGTTGGAGAGCTACTGGCCGGCCGTTGCTCGCGGCGACAAGGAGGCGCCGTCGGCCATGCGCGAGTGGGCGGTCAAGCTGGAGGCCAAACCCAAGTATGTGGTGTCGTCAACGCGTACGGACTTCCCGTGGACCAACAGTCACCCCATCGCCGGGGATCTGCGTGCGGGCGTGCAGAAGCTCAAGGACGCGACTGCTGCCGGGGTTCTCCTCGGAAGCGGCAAGCTCGCGACCGAGCTCGACCGGCTGGACCTGATCGACGAATACAGGCTGCTCGTCCATCCCAGGATCGCCGGCCACAGCCCGACGCTGTACCAGGGCGGGCTGCCCGGCACGCGCCAGCTCGAGCTGCTCTCGGCGGAGCCGTTGCGCAACGGCGTGGTGGCCATGCACTACCGCCGTGCGCGCTGA
- a CDS encoding Tex family protein, which yields MTLSVSQRIAEELGVAERQVHAAVELLDGGATVPFIARYRKEATGLLDDTQLRTLEERLRYLRELDQRRAAILESIGSQGKLDEALTAQIMAADSKSRLEDIYLPYKPKRRTRAQIAREAGLEPLADTLLDEPAQDPRATAAGFVDPDRGIADAAAALDGARAILVERFAEDADLIGTLREQMWSRGRLVSRVRDGQATTGAKFADYFDFAEPYPKLPSHRVLAVFRGEKEGVLDLTMEPEEAAETVATGPTRYEAAIAARFGVSDQGRPADRWLSDTVRWAWRTRILIHLGADLRLRLWQAAETEAVRVFATNLRDLLLAAPAGTRATMGLDPGLRTGVKVAVVDATGKVVATDTIYPHEPRRQWDASIETLARLAAAHQVELVAIGNGTASRETDRLAGELIRRHPHLNLTKLVVSESGASVYSASAYAAQELPGLDVSLRGAVSIARRLQDPLAELVKIDPRSIGVGQYQHDLSEVTLSRSLDAVVEDCVNAVGVDVNTASAPLLTRVSGIGAGLAENIVLHRDANGPFRSRRDLRQVPRLGPKAFEQCAGFLRIPGGEDPLDSSSVHPEAYPVVRRILAAVKQELPAVIGRSAVLRGLRATDFVDDTFGLPTVTDILTELEKPGRDPRPEFRTATFAEGVETIADLVPGLILEGVVTNVAAFGAFVDIGVHQDGLVHVSAMSRTFVRDPHEVVKSGDVVKVRVLDVDVPRKRISLTLRLDDTEASRGGGRGQQGDRGGDRETGGRSQGRGGQGGRGGQSGRSQGRGGQSGHGGQPRSGRGGGAPANDAMADALRRAGLA from the coding sequence GTGACCCTCTCTGTTTCTCAGCGGATCGCCGAGGAGCTCGGCGTCGCCGAGCGCCAGGTACACGCAGCCGTGGAACTACTCGACGGCGGCGCGACCGTGCCGTTCATCGCCCGCTACCGCAAGGAGGCCACCGGCCTGCTCGATGACACCCAGCTGCGTACTCTCGAGGAGAGACTGCGCTACCTGCGCGAGTTGGACCAGCGGCGGGCCGCCATCCTGGAGTCCATCGGCAGCCAGGGCAAGCTCGACGAGGCCCTGACCGCACAGATCATGGCCGCCGACTCGAAGTCTCGGCTGGAGGACATCTACCTGCCGTACAAGCCCAAGCGGCGGACCCGCGCGCAGATCGCCCGCGAGGCCGGCCTGGAGCCCCTCGCCGACACCCTGCTCGACGAGCCAGCCCAGGACCCGCGGGCGACGGCCGCCGGGTTCGTCGACCCGGACCGGGGCATCGCCGACGCCGCCGCCGCGCTCGACGGCGCCCGAGCCATCCTGGTCGAGCGGTTCGCCGAGGATGCCGACCTGATCGGCACGCTGCGCGAGCAGATGTGGTCCCGGGGCCGGCTGGTGTCCCGGGTACGCGATGGCCAGGCGACGACGGGCGCCAAGTTCGCCGACTACTTCGACTTCGCCGAGCCGTACCCGAAACTGCCCTCGCACCGGGTTCTCGCCGTATTCCGCGGGGAGAAGGAGGGCGTACTCGACCTGACGATGGAGCCGGAGGAGGCCGCCGAGACGGTGGCCACCGGGCCGACCCGGTATGAGGCGGCCATCGCCGCCCGGTTCGGAGTCAGCGACCAGGGACGGCCAGCTGACCGCTGGCTCTCCGACACGGTTCGCTGGGCCTGGCGTACCCGGATCCTCATCCACCTCGGCGCGGACCTGCGCCTGCGACTGTGGCAGGCCGCCGAGACGGAGGCGGTACGAGTCTTCGCCACGAACCTGCGGGACCTGCTGCTGGCCGCCCCGGCCGGCACCCGGGCGACGATGGGGCTGGATCCGGGCCTGCGTACCGGGGTGAAGGTCGCCGTCGTTGACGCCACCGGCAAGGTGGTCGCCACCGACACCATCTACCCGCACGAACCACGCCGGCAGTGGGACGCCTCGATCGAGACCCTCGCCCGGCTGGCCGCCGCGCACCAGGTGGAGTTGGTGGCGATCGGTAACGGCACCGCGAGCCGGGAGACCGACCGACTGGCCGGAGAGCTGATCCGGCGCCACCCCCACCTGAACCTCACCAAGCTCGTCGTCTCCGAGTCCGGCGCCTCCGTCTACTCGGCGTCCGCCTACGCCGCGCAGGAACTGCCGGGCCTGGACGTGTCGCTGCGGGGAGCAGTCTCCATCGCGCGCCGTCTCCAGGATCCCCTCGCCGAGCTGGTCAAGATCGACCCACGCTCCATCGGAGTTGGACAGTACCAACACGACCTGTCCGAGGTGACCTTGTCCCGGTCGCTCGACGCGGTCGTCGAGGACTGCGTCAACGCGGTCGGGGTCGATGTCAACACCGCCTCCGCACCGCTGCTGACCCGAGTCTCCGGCATCGGCGCCGGGCTGGCGGAGAACATCGTGCTGCACCGAGACGCGAACGGGCCGTTCCGGAGCCGACGCGACCTGCGGCAGGTCCCCCGACTCGGCCCGAAGGCGTTCGAGCAGTGCGCCGGCTTCCTGCGCATCCCCGGTGGTGAGGACCCGCTGGACTCGTCCAGCGTGCATCCGGAGGCGTACCCGGTGGTGCGGCGGATCCTCGCCGCGGTCAAGCAGGAACTACCAGCGGTGATCGGCCGGAGTGCGGTCCTGCGCGGGCTGCGGGCCACCGACTTCGTCGATGACACCTTCGGGCTTCCGACGGTCACCGACATCCTCACCGAGTTGGAAAAGCCCGGCCGGGACCCGCGGCCGGAGTTCCGCACCGCCACCTTCGCCGAGGGCGTCGAGACAATCGCCGATCTGGTGCCCGGCCTCATCCTGGAGGGGGTGGTCACCAACGTGGCCGCCTTCGGCGCGTTCGTGGACATCGGTGTGCACCAGGACGGCCTGGTGCACGTCTCGGCGATGTCCCGCACCTTCGTCCGGGACCCGCACGAGGTGGTGAAGTCCGGTGACGTGGTGAAGGTCAGGGTCCTCGACGTGGACGTGCCGCGCAAACGCATCTCGCTGACCCTGCGCCTGGACGATACCGAGGCCAGCCGCGGCGGCGGGCGGGGGCAGCAGGGGGACCGCGGCGGCGACCGGGAAACCGGCGGCCGTTCCCAAGGCCGCGGCGGACAGGGCGGGCGCGGCGGACAAAGCGGCCGCTCCCAAGGCCGCGGCGGGCAGAGCGGGCACGGCGGACAGCCGCGGTCGGGACGTGGGGGCGGGGCCCCGGCCAACGATGCGATGGCAGATGCCCTACGCCGCGCCGGTCTCGCCTGA
- a CDS encoding MBL fold metallo-hydrolase, with protein sequence MGAPTERGRQRRTGGRRLGGAVGMAALAGLGWAVRDVPLALGGRLAGARAERALSSPQYRAGAFRNPASSRPAASPTTGSTDRNLLREFFFGKQKRHPSLPVPLVRPAHAPESSTRSRELNVVWYGHASTLVEIETHRVLIDPVWSQRCSPSNLIGPKRLHEPPIGLAELPTVDAILISHDHYDHLDLETVRELTARQDAPFVVPLGVGAHLERWGVPERRIVELDWSESHEVAGLRLTATPAQHFSGRGLRRDATLWSSWVIAGAHRSVFYTGDSGYFDGYAAIGAGYGPFDVTLMQIGAYDWAWRDIHMFPEEAVAAHLDLRGGLLLPVHWATFNLAVHDWSEPVDRLWAETKARDVRLTVPRPGQRVVVDDPPPVDGWWQAVA encoded by the coding sequence ATGGGGGCACCAACAGAGCGGGGCCGTCAGCGCAGGACGGGCGGGCGGCGGCTCGGCGGGGCCGTCGGGATGGCCGCGCTCGCCGGCCTCGGGTGGGCGGTCCGGGATGTCCCGCTGGCCCTCGGCGGCCGGCTGGCCGGCGCTCGAGCCGAGCGCGCCCTCAGCTCGCCGCAGTACCGGGCCGGCGCCTTCCGAAACCCGGCCAGCAGCCGACCCGCCGCCAGCCCCACGACCGGCTCCACGGACCGTAACCTGCTCCGCGAGTTCTTCTTCGGTAAACAGAAACGCCACCCGAGTCTGCCGGTGCCGCTGGTGCGCCCGGCACACGCCCCGGAGTCGTCGACGCGCTCCCGCGAGCTGAACGTGGTCTGGTACGGCCACGCCTCCACTCTGGTCGAGATCGAGACGCACCGGGTGCTGATCGATCCGGTGTGGAGTCAGCGATGCTCCCCGTCTAACCTGATCGGGCCCAAGCGGCTCCACGAGCCACCGATCGGCCTCGCCGAGTTGCCGACGGTGGACGCGATCCTGATCTCCCACGACCACTACGACCACCTCGACCTCGAAACCGTACGGGAGCTGACCGCACGGCAGGACGCACCGTTCGTGGTGCCGCTCGGGGTGGGGGCCCACCTGGAGCGGTGGGGGGTCCCGGAGCGCCGGATCGTGGAGCTGGACTGGTCGGAGAGTCACGAGGTGGCGGGGTTGCGGCTCACCGCCACCCCAGCCCAGCACTTCTCCGGGCGGGGCCTGCGCCGGGACGCCACCCTCTGGAGCTCCTGGGTGATCGCCGGGGCGCACCGAAGCGTCTTCTACACCGGCGACTCCGGCTACTTCGACGGGTATGCTGCCATCGGTGCCGGCTACGGGCCCTTTGATGTGACCTTGATGCAAATCGGCGCCTATGACTGGGCCTGGCGGGATATTCACATGTTCCCGGAGGAGGCCGTCGCCGCCCACCTCGACCTGCGCGGCGGGCTGCTTCTCCCGGTGCACTGGGCGACCTTCAACCTCGCCGTGCACGACTGGTCGGAGCCGGTGGACCGGCTCTGGGCCGAGACGAAGGCGCGGGACGTTCGACTGACGGTGCCCCGGCCGGGCCAGCGGGTGGTGGTTGACGACCCACCGCCGGTGGACGGCTGGTGGCAGGCGGTCGCCTGA
- a CDS encoding succinate dehydrogenase/fumarate reductase iron-sulfur subunit, whose protein sequence is MNLTLRIWRQTGPEDKGQMVTYQVEDISPDMSFLEMLDVLNERLTLAGEEPVAFDHDCREGICGMCGMMINGNAHGPQRGTTACQLHMRQFADGDTIDIEPWRARAFPVVKDLVVNRNAFDQIIAGGGFVTAPTGSAPEAHAAPVAKADADAAFESAACIGCGACVAACPNGSGMLFTAAKVTQLSLLPQGQPERYTRVIGMVDSHDDAGFGGCTNAGECTVVCPKGIPLHTIGRLNRDYLAATAKHTARS, encoded by the coding sequence GTGAACCTGACCCTACGCATCTGGCGCCAAACGGGCCCCGAGGACAAGGGTCAGATGGTGACCTACCAGGTCGAGGACATCTCTCCGGACATGTCGTTCCTGGAGATGCTCGACGTGCTCAACGAACGCCTGACCCTCGCCGGCGAGGAGCCGGTGGCGTTCGACCACGACTGCCGTGAAGGCATCTGCGGCATGTGCGGCATGATGATCAACGGTAACGCGCACGGGCCGCAGCGCGGCACCACCGCCTGTCAGCTACACATGCGGCAGTTCGCCGACGGCGACACGATCGACATCGAGCCGTGGCGGGCACGGGCGTTCCCGGTCGTCAAGGACCTGGTGGTCAACCGCAACGCCTTCGACCAGATCATCGCGGGCGGTGGTTTCGTCACTGCGCCGACCGGCAGCGCGCCCGAGGCGCACGCGGCGCCGGTGGCGAAGGCCGACGCGGACGCCGCCTTCGAGTCGGCCGCCTGCATCGGCTGCGGCGCCTGCGTCGCGGCCTGCCCGAACGGCTCTGGCATGCTCTTCACCGCCGCCAAGGTCACCCAGCTCTCGCTGCTGCCGCAGGGCCAGCCGGAGCGGTACACCCGGGTGATCGGCATGGTGGACTCGCACGACGACGCTGGCTTCGGCGGCTGCACCAACGCCGGGGAGTGCACCGTGGTCTGCCCCAAGGGCATCCCACTGCACACCATCGGCCGACTCAACCGCGACTACCTCGCGGCCACCGCCAAGCACACCGCGCGCTCCTGA
- a CDS encoding fumarate reductase/succinate dehydrogenase flavoprotein subunit, which produces MDLYTEGNPVTDTRAPDGPIEGRWDSRRFTAKLVNPANRRKLTVIVVGTGLAGGSAAATLAEQGYRVRSYCYQDSPRRAHSIAAQGGINAAKNYRNDGDSVHRLFYDTVKGGDFRSRESNVHRLAEVSVNIIDQCVAQGVPFAREYGGLLDTRSFGGAQVQRTFYARGQTGQQLLLGAYQALERQVGLGNVEMNTRHEMLELIVVDGRARGIVVRDLVTGEITTEFADAVVLASGGYGNVFYLSTNAKGCNVTATWRAHRQGAYFANPCYTQIHPTCIPVSGDHQSKLTLMSESLRNDGRVWVPKAEGDDRDPREIPEDERDYYLERIYPSFGNLVPRDIASRAAKNVCDEGRGVGPTRLGVYLDFADAIQRLGRKSIEAKYGNLFEMYERITGEDPYEVPMRIYPAVHYTMGGLWVDYDLQATIPGLFVIGEANFSDHGANRLGASALMQGLADGYFVLPNTIANYLAAGPFEKLEPSHPAAVEARRTVEDRIHRLLSVDGDRTVDSFHRELGQIMWEHCGMERSAAGLRKAVDEIRALRKEFWQRVRIVGDADGLNQSLEKAGRVADFFELAELMCIDALHREESCGGHFRAEHQSPDGEAQRDDERFAYVAAWEYGTEQPVLHKEDLTFEYVHPTQRSYK; this is translated from the coding sequence ATGGATCTCTACACCGAAGGTAACCCGGTCACCGACACCCGGGCCCCGGACGGGCCGATCGAGGGCCGCTGGGACAGTCGCCGGTTCACCGCCAAACTGGTCAACCCGGCCAACCGTCGCAAGCTGACGGTAATCGTTGTCGGCACCGGCCTGGCCGGCGGTTCGGCGGCCGCCACCCTCGCCGAGCAGGGCTACCGAGTCCGGTCCTACTGCTACCAGGACAGCCCGCGCCGGGCCCACTCGATCGCCGCCCAGGGCGGCATCAACGCCGCGAAGAACTACCGCAACGACGGCGATTCGGTGCACCGCCTCTTCTACGACACCGTCAAGGGCGGCGACTTCCGCTCCCGCGAGTCGAACGTGCACCGACTCGCCGAGGTGTCGGTCAACATCATTGACCAGTGCGTCGCCCAGGGCGTCCCGTTCGCCCGCGAGTACGGCGGCCTGCTCGACACCCGCTCCTTCGGCGGCGCGCAGGTACAGCGCACCTTCTACGCCCGGGGCCAGACGGGCCAGCAGCTGCTGCTCGGGGCGTACCAGGCGCTGGAACGTCAGGTCGGCCTCGGCAACGTGGAGATGAACACCCGGCACGAGATGCTGGAGCTGATCGTCGTTGACGGCCGGGCCCGGGGGATCGTCGTACGGGACCTGGTCACCGGCGAGATCACCACTGAGTTCGCCGACGCGGTCGTACTCGCCTCCGGCGGCTACGGCAACGTCTTCTACCTCTCCACGAACGCCAAGGGTTGCAACGTCACCGCCACCTGGCGGGCGCACCGCCAGGGCGCGTACTTCGCCAACCCCTGCTACACGCAGATCCACCCGACCTGCATTCCGGTCTCCGGCGACCATCAGTCGAAGCTGACGCTGATGAGCGAGTCGCTCCGCAACGATGGCCGGGTGTGGGTGCCCAAGGCCGAGGGTGATGACCGCGATCCGCGTGAGATCCCCGAGGACGAGCGGGACTACTACCTGGAGCGAATCTACCCCTCGTTCGGCAACCTGGTGCCCCGGGACATCGCCTCCCGCGCCGCGAAGAACGTCTGCGACGAGGGTCGCGGTGTCGGCCCGACCCGGCTCGGCGTCTACCTGGACTTCGCCGACGCGATCCAGCGGCTGGGCCGCAAGTCCATCGAGGCCAAGTACGGCAACCTCTTCGAGATGTACGAGCGGATCACCGGCGAGGACCCGTACGAGGTCCCGATGCGGATCTACCCGGCCGTGCACTACACGATGGGCGGGCTCTGGGTCGACTACGACCTCCAGGCGACGATCCCCGGCCTCTTCGTGATCGGCGAGGCGAACTTCTCCGACCACGGCGCGAACCGACTGGGCGCCTCCGCGCTCATGCAGGGGCTCGCCGACGGCTACTTCGTGCTGCCGAACACCATCGCCAACTACCTTGCGGCCGGCCCGTTCGAGAAGCTCGAGCCGAGCCACCCGGCGGCGGTCGAGGCCCGGCGAACCGTCGAGGACAGGATCCATCGACTCCTCTCCGTAGACGGCGACCGGACCGTGGACTCGTTCCACCGGGAGCTGGGCCAGATCATGTGGGAGCACTGCGGCATGGAGCGCTCCGCTGCCGGCCTCCGCAAGGCGGTCGACGAGATCCGCGCGCTGCGGAAGGAGTTCTGGCAGCGGGTCCGGATCGTCGGCGACGCCGACGGGCTCAACCAGTCGTTGGAGAAGGCCGGCCGGGTGGCCGACTTCTTCGAGCTGGCCGAGCTGATGTGCATCGACGCCCTGCACCGCGAGGAGTCCTGCGGCGGCCACTTCCGCGCCGAGCACCAGAGCCCAGACGGCGAGGCCCAGCGCGACGACGAGCGGTTCGCGTATGTGGCGGCCTGGGAGTACGGCACCGAGCAACCGGTGCTACACAAGGAAGACCTCACGTTCGAGTACGTCCACCCCACGCAGCGGAGTTACAAGTGA
- a CDS encoding succinate dehydrogenase cytochrome b subunit produces the protein MSRTRSPIRSTVGLKAVMAVTGLVLVLFLVAHMLGNLKIFTGAEDFNHYAHWLRDLGTPLLPYGWYLWLQRGALLVALAAHIWAATMLALRARSARPVRYAHRKKVQGSYAARTMRWGGVIIALFVIYHILDLTTGHLNPVGDPTRPQANVVADFAPERWYVTLFYTLAVVALGFHLRHGAYSAFRSLGQQTPKGERRAQGLALAFAVALSVGYLVVPFAVLLGLVR, from the coding sequence ATGTCACGAACTCGGTCGCCCATCCGCTCCACTGTCGGCCTCAAAGCCGTCATGGCGGTGACGGGCCTTGTCTTGGTGCTGTTCCTCGTCGCACACATGCTCGGCAACCTGAAGATCTTCACCGGTGCCGAGGATTTCAACCACTACGCACACTGGCTACGTGATCTCGGCACGCCGCTACTCCCCTACGGCTGGTACCTGTGGTTGCAGCGGGGCGCACTCCTGGTCGCTCTGGCCGCCCACATCTGGGCCGCGACGATGCTGGCGCTGCGCGCCCGATCCGCCCGCCCGGTCCGATACGCCCACCGCAAGAAGGTCCAGGGCAGTTACGCCGCCCGCACCATGCGCTGGGGTGGCGTGATCATCGCCCTCTTCGTGATCTACCACATCCTGGACCTGACCACCGGGCACCTGAACCCGGTCGGCGACCCCACCCGTCCGCAGGCCAACGTGGTCGCCGACTTCGCCCCGGAACGCTGGTACGTGACGCTGTTCTACACACTCGCGGTCGTCGCTCTCGGCTTCCACCTACGGCACGGCGCCTACAGCGCGTTCCGCAGCCTGGGTCAGCAGACGCCGAAGGGCGAACGACGTGCCCAGGGCCTCGCGCTGGCCTTCGCCGTCGCGCTCAGCGTCGGCTACCTGGTGGTCCCGTTCGCCGTACTCCTCGGATTGGTGCGTTGA
- a CDS encoding LysR family transcriptional regulator produces the protein MKMQLHQLRYFVAVAEVRHFTQAADFVGITQPSLSKQIHALETELGTPLFERVRGKIGLTAAGEVLLPFAKRILTDVEIATREVQELVGLRRGRVRLGATPSLATSLAPPVLRRFRDAHPTVDLWVEEGGSQDLVRHLLRGDLDLALIIAPAQGTDPGLRTDAILTESLVVASVGPLTDSPSAHPMRVVDLHGQPLVMFREGYDLRDATLQACREAGFEPRISVDGGEMDSVLSFVSAGLGVALVPGSVVASRPGIHVTRLASPGVRRTIAVARRRDVVPTHAGRELRRILLEYVDDAVATAALPSGLEPR, from the coding sequence ATGAAGATGCAACTCCATCAGCTTCGGTACTTCGTGGCGGTCGCAGAAGTACGACATTTCACCCAAGCAGCCGACTTCGTTGGCATAACGCAGCCCTCGTTGAGTAAGCAAATTCACGCTCTGGAGACTGAACTCGGCACCCCGCTCTTCGAGCGGGTAAGGGGAAAGATCGGGCTCACTGCCGCGGGTGAGGTACTGCTGCCGTTCGCCAAACGGATCCTCACCGATGTGGAGATCGCTACCCGGGAGGTGCAGGAGCTGGTCGGCCTACGGCGGGGTCGGGTACGCCTCGGTGCGACCCCCAGTCTGGCCACCTCGCTGGCCCCACCCGTGCTGCGCCGCTTCCGTGACGCTCACCCGACCGTTGACCTGTGGGTCGAGGAGGGCGGCTCTCAGGACCTGGTCCGGCACCTGCTCCGCGGCGACCTGGATCTGGCATTGATCATCGCGCCCGCCCAGGGCACCGACCCCGGGCTACGCACCGATGCGATCCTCACCGAGAGCCTGGTGGTCGCCAGCGTCGGGCCCCTGACGGACTCTCCGTCGGCGCACCCGATGCGCGTCGTCGACCTGCATGGCCAGCCACTGGTGATGTTTCGGGAGGGGTACGACCTGCGGGACGCCACCCTGCAGGCGTGCCGGGAGGCTGGCTTCGAGCCCCGGATCTCGGTGGACGGCGGGGAGATGGACTCCGTGCTCAGCTTCGTCTCGGCCGGGCTGGGCGTCGCCCTGGTGCCCGGCAGTGTCGTCGCCAGCCGGCCCGGAATCCACGTCACCCGACTCGCCTCGCCCGGCGTTCGCCGCACCATCGCGGTCGCCCGCCGCCGGGATGTCGTCCCCACCCATGCCGGCCGGGAGCTACGTCGCATCCTGCTCGAGTACGTTGACGACGCGGTCGCCACCGCTGCCCTGCCATCCGGCCTCGAGCCCCGCTAG